The following are encoded together in the Capsulimonas corticalis genome:
- a CDS encoding GNAT family N-acetyltransferase yields MALSYTSINDLPELRTPRLILRPIQQDDAPAVYDAIDRSRDNFSRWFIWSRESTLTGVQQNIRETISSMIAGTEWHYAIFEKEAGFCGRIGLSQINQEARSAELGYWLAEEFQGRGLMTEAVRTLLMLALSSAVSLRIDAYADTENVVSQRVLTKCGFREIDVIKHIVRHPEHGWRDHKHYAILTQNDR; encoded by the coding sequence ATGGCGCTCAGTTATACCTCCATCAACGACCTGCCCGAGCTGCGTACGCCCCGCTTGATCCTGCGCCCCATCCAGCAGGACGACGCCCCGGCCGTGTACGACGCTATTGACCGCAGCCGCGACAACTTCAGCCGCTGGTTCATCTGGTCTCGCGAGAGCACGCTCACCGGCGTCCAGCAGAACATCCGCGAAACCATCTCCTCCATGATCGCCGGCACGGAATGGCACTACGCCATTTTCGAGAAAGAAGCCGGATTCTGCGGCCGGATCGGCCTCTCCCAGATCAATCAAGAAGCCCGCTCCGCCGAACTTGGCTACTGGCTCGCCGAAGAGTTTCAAGGTCGGGGCCTCATGACCGAAGCCGTCCGCACCCTCCTGATGCTCGCGCTGAGCAGCGCCGTCTCGCTGCGCATCGACGCCTACGCCGACACGGAGAACGTCGTCAGTCAGCGCGTTCTCACCAAATGCGGCTTCCGCGAAATCGATGTCATCAAGCACATCGTCCGCCATCCCGAACACGGCTGGCGCGACCACAAACACTACGCCATCCTCACGCAGAACGATCGATAA
- a CDS encoding VOC family protein, whose protein sequence is MQANAYLEFNGQCEAAFKFYEQNLGGQIIMMMNHEGLPAEDKQQIPEDMQNMILHARLDLGSTVIMGSDTPTNRPVKPQGFSVSLLVDTPEEAERIFKALSENGSVRMPIEETFWAHRFGMVTDQFGTPWMVNCEKTM, encoded by the coding sequence ATGCAAGCTAACGCGTATTTAGAGTTCAATGGACAGTGTGAAGCGGCGTTTAAGTTCTACGAGCAGAACCTTGGGGGCCAGATCATCATGATGATGAATCATGAGGGACTGCCGGCCGAGGACAAGCAGCAGATCCCCGAGGATATGCAGAACATGATCCTGCATGCGCGCCTGGATTTGGGATCGACCGTGATTATGGGATCCGACACCCCGACGAACCGCCCCGTGAAGCCGCAGGGCTTCTCCGTCTCTCTCCTCGTGGATACGCCCGAGGAAGCCGAGCGTATCTTCAAAGCGCTTTCAGAAAACGGATCGGTGAGGATGCCGATAGAAGAAACCTTCTGGGCGCACCGCTTTGGAATGGTCACCGACCAGTTCGGCACGCCGTGGATGGTCAACTGCGAAAAGACGATGTAA